A genomic stretch from Silurus meridionalis isolate SWU-2019-XX chromosome 1, ASM1480568v1, whole genome shotgun sequence includes:
- the cish gene encoding cytokine-inducible SH2-containing protein has translation MILCVQGPRSLLGDSQSQVVPLGVSVLSSSSARCLHSTPKFSDPSKDLCAITSNLCYLDASGWYWGTITASEAHSLLEAAPEGTFLIRDSSHPHYMLTLSVKTGRGPTNVRIEYSHGRFQLDSSSPARARLLSFPDVLSLVQHYATSAKGREGSQEDACDPVTPPVPKECAVLLKLKRPLRQPQAFPSLQHLARLAINQYTTCPAKLPLPKPLLQYLQEYPFQL, from the exons ATGATCCTCTGCGTTCAAGG TCCCAGATCTCTGTTAGGAGACTCTCAGTCTCAGGTGGTTCCTCTTGGGGTTTCAGTCCTCTCTTCCTCATCAGCACGTTGTCTTCACAGCACCCCCAAGTTCTCGGACCCCAGCAAAGACCTGTGCGCCATTACCAGCAACTTATGTTACCTCGATGCATCAG GGTGGTACTGGGGGACCATCACAGCCAGTGAGGCCCATTCACTCCTCGAGGCAGCCCCAGAGGGCACATTCCTCATTCGGGACAGCAGTCACCCTCACTACATGCTGACTCTATCAGTCAAAACAGGACGCGGCCCAACTAATGTACGCATTGAGTACAGTCACGGGCGCTTCCAGCTCGACTCAAGTTCGCCAGCCCGAGCACGTCTGCTCTCTTTCCCTGACGTGCTAAGTCTGGTGCAGCACTATGCTACCTCAGCAAAGGGACGTGAAGGGTCTCAGGAGGACGCGTGTGATCCTGTAACACCCCCGGTACCGAAGGAGTGTGCTGTGCTGCTCAAGCTGAAACGTCCACTCCGCCAGCCTCAGGCTTTTCCATCCCTACAGCATCTTGCACGCCTGGCCATTAATCAGTACACAACCTGCCCAGCAAAGCTGCCATTACCAAAGCCATTACTGCAGTACCTACAGGAGTACCCTTTCCAGCTCTGA